From one Syngnathoides biaculeatus isolate LvHL_M chromosome 12, ASM1980259v1, whole genome shotgun sequence genomic stretch:
- the mettl18 gene encoding histidine protein methyltransferase 1 homolog isoform X1 produces MSFCFNFDVNAATNPDDVEGNAPLNDKIGIVSKPANDTGNSAVAVKEAKEHFPPSNPLHLLDDAICETLNIGTLPPLHFLNETVFEKTVREREDAENVLSRTAEQRSDLISGVYEGGLKVWECTYDLLEVIEREGETFGGKAVLDLGCGAGLLGILSLKGGARKVHFQDYNSTVIEQLTVSNVLLNCQDDDSDNDDDGKRKGKGTSDKEEDCEVNPKYARRDALLPRCQFFSGDWRTFLTLASSQAAPLKYDIIMTSETIYNTAYYPALHDTLHKLLAPHGHVYVATKAHYFGVGGGLHLFEAFVAQRGVFTVNHLWESKDGLQRHVVVLRFKKT; encoded by the exons ATgtcgttttgttttaatttcgaCGTGAATGCAGCTACAAATCCGGACGACGTGGAAGGGAATGCACCGTTGAACGACAAGATTGGCATTGTTTCCAAACCC GCGAATGACACTGGCAACTCAGCAGTAGCAGTAAAAGAGGCCAAAGAGCACTTTCCACCTTCTAATCCTCTGCACCTCCTCGATGACGCCATCTGTGAAACCCTCAACATCGGCACTCTTCCTCCCCTGCACTTCCTCAATGAGACTGTTTTCGAGAAGACAGTCCGCGAGAGGGAGGACGCAGAGAACGTTCTGTCCCGCACGGCCGAGCAGAGGTCTGACCTAATCTCGGGAGTCTACGAGGGCGGGCTGAAGGTGTGGGAGTGCACATACGACCTCCTAGAGGTAATCGAGAGGGAAGGCGAGACGTTCGGTGGCAAGGCCGTCTTGGATCTCGGCTGTGGCGCCGGGCTCTTGGGGATTTTGTCCTTGAAAGGAGGAGCCAGGAAAGTCCATTTCCAAGACTACAACAGTACAGTGATTGAGCAGCTCACTGTGTCTAATGTTCTTCTCAATTGCCAAGATGATGACAGTGATAATGACGACGACGGAAAAAGAAAGGGTAAAGGAACATCTGACAAGGAAGAAGATTGTGAAGTAAACCCAAAATATGCCAGAAGGGATGCGTTACTGCCAAGGTGCCAGTTCTTCTCTGGCGACTGGCGCACTTTTCTTACTTTGGCCTCGAGTCAGGCCGCTCCATTGAAATACGACATTATCATGACTTCAGAGACGATTTACAACACGGCTTATTATCCCGCGCTACATGACACCCTCCACAAACTTTTGGCACCGCACGGACATGTCTACGTGGCCACCAAGGCCCACTACTTTGGCGTGGGTGGCGGTCTGCACCTGTTTGAGGCTTTTGTGGCACAGAGGGGGGTTTTCACAGTCAATCACCTGTGGGAGAGCAAAGATGGACTTCAGAGACATGTTGTTGTCCtgcgttttaaaaaaacatag
- the mettl18 gene encoding histidine protein methyltransferase 1 homolog isoform X3, with protein MSFCFNFDVNAATNPDDVEGNAPLNDKIGIVSKPANDTGNSAVAVKEAKEHFPPSNPLHLLDDAICETLNIGTLPPLHFLNETVFEKTVREREDAENVLSRTAEQRSDLISGVYEGGLKVWECTYDLLEVIEREGETFGGKAVLDLGCGAGLLGILSLKGGARKVHFQDYNSTVIEQLTVSNVLLNCQDDDSDNDDDGKRKDVFQ; from the exons ATgtcgttttgttttaatttcgaCGTGAATGCAGCTACAAATCCGGACGACGTGGAAGGGAATGCACCGTTGAACGACAAGATTGGCATTGTTTCCAAACCC GCGAATGACACTGGCAACTCAGCAGTAGCAGTAAAAGAGGCCAAAGAGCACTTTCCACCTTCTAATCCTCTGCACCTCCTCGATGACGCCATCTGTGAAACCCTCAACATCGGCACTCTTCCTCCCCTGCACTTCCTCAATGAGACTGTTTTCGAGAAGACAGTCCGCGAGAGGGAGGACGCAGAGAACGTTCTGTCCCGCACGGCCGAGCAGAGGTCTGACCTAATCTCGGGAGTCTACGAGGGCGGGCTGAAGGTGTGGGAGTGCACATACGACCTCCTAGAGGTAATCGAGAGGGAAGGCGAGACGTTCGGTGGCAAGGCCGTCTTGGATCTCGGCTGTGGCGCCGGGCTCTTGGGGATTTTGTCCTTGAAAGGAGGAGCCAGGAAAGTCCATTTCCAAGACTACAACAGTACAGTGATTGAGCAGCTCACTGTGTCTAATGTTCTTCTCAATTGCCAAGATGATGACAGTGATAATGACGACGACGGAAAAAGAAAGG